A stretch of the Chanos chanos chromosome 1, fChaCha1.1, whole genome shotgun sequence genome encodes the following:
- the eif4ea gene encoding eukaryotic translation initiation factor 4E-1A produces MATAEPETASNPSNSEEERTEASGQEIVSPEDYIKHPLQNRWALWFFKNDKSKTWQANLRLISKFDTVEDFWALYNHIQLSSNLMSGCDYSLFKDGIEPMWEDERNKRGGRWLITLSKQQRRADLDRFWLETLLCLVGEAFDDHSDDVCGAVVNVRTKGDKIAIWTTDYENKEAVTHIGRVYKERLGVPPKVIIGYQSHADTATKSGSTTKNKFVV; encoded by the exons ATGGCGACCGCAGAACCG GAAACCGCATCAAATCCAAGTAATTCTGAAGAAGAGAGAACTGAAGCATCAGGACAGGAAATTGTGAGTCCTGAAGATTACATTAAGCATCCGTTACAGAACAG atggGCTCTTTGgttctttaaaaatgacaaaagcaaGACCTGGCAGGCTAACCTGCGCCTAATCTCCAAGTTTGACACCGTTGAAGACTTCTGGGC GCTCTACAACCACATCCAGTTGTCCAGCAACTTAATGTCAGGGTGCGATTACTCACTGTTCAAG GATGGGATTGAGCCCATGTGGGAGGACGAGAGGAACAAACGCGGCGGTCGCTGGCTCATCACACTCTCCAAACAGCAGCGGAGAGCTGACCTAGACCGCTTCTGGCTGGAGACg CTCCTGTGCCTGGTAGGTGAGGCTTTTGATGACCACAGTGATGACGTGTGCGGGGCAGTCGTCAATGTGCGAACAAAAGGAGACAAAATCGCCATATGGACAACAGACTACGAAAACAAAGAGGCTGTTACTCACATAGG GCGTGTGTATAAAGAGAGGTTAGGTGTGCCACCTAAAGTCATCATTGGGTATCAGTCACACGCCGACACAGCCACGAAGAGCGGCTCCACCACCAAGAACAAGTTTGTCGTCTGA
- the LOC115822928 gene encoding alcohol dehydrogenase class-3 encodes MDTAGKVIKCKAAVAWEAGKPLSIEEVEVAPPKAHEVRIKVHATGVCHTDSYTLSGKDPEGVFPVILGHEGAGTVESVGEGVTKFKLGDTVIPLYVPQCGECKFCKNPKTNLCQKIRVTQGQGLMPDKTSRFSCKGKQLFHFMGTSTFSEYTVVAEISLAKVDAKAPLDRVCLLGCGISTGYGAALNTAGVESGSTCAVFGLGAVGLAVIMGCKVAGATRIIGVDLNNDKFEIAKIFGATEFVNPKDHKKPIQEVLVELTDGGLDYSFECVGNVGIMRAALEACHKGWGTSVIVGVAAAGEEISTRPFQLVTGRTWKGSAFGGWKSVESVPKLVGDYMAKKLLVDEFVTHTLPFTQINEAFDLMHSGKCIRAVLQF; translated from the exons ATGGACACCGCCGGGAAA GTTATCAAGTGTAAGGCAGCAGTCGCCTGGGAGGCTGGGAAGCCTCTGTCCATTGAAGAGGTGGAGGTAGCTCCACCTAAAGCCCATGAAGTACGCATTAAG GTCCATGCTACAGGAGTGTGTcacacagattcatacactCTGAGTGGGAAAGACCCTGAGGGAGTTTTCCCTGTCATCCTGGGACATGAAGGAGCTGGGACGGTTgagagtgtgggagaggggGTCACCAAGTTCAAACTAG GTGACACGGTCATTCCACTCTATGTACCCCAGTGTGGAGAGTGCAAGTTCTgtaaaaaccccaaaaccaacCTCTGTCAGAAGATCAG GGTGACCCAGGGCCAGGGACTGATGCCTGATAAAACATCCAGGTTCTCCTGTAAGGGAAAGCAGCTCTTCCACTTCATGGGGACCAGCACCTTCTCTGAGTACACGGTGGTGGCTGAAATCTCTCTGGCCAAGGTGGATGCGAAAGCACCCCTGGACAGAGTGTGTCTGCTGGGCTGTGGCATCTCCACTGGATATGGAGCTGCTCTCAACACAGCTGGG GTGGAATCTGGTTCTACTTGTGCTGTTTTTGGATTGGGGGCAGTGGGCTTGGCTGTCATCATGGGTTGCAAAGTTGCTGGAGCAACCAGGATAATCGGTGTGGACCTTAACAATGACAAATTTGAGATTGCCAAAATATTTGGGGCCACTGAATTTGTGAACCCCAAAGATCACAAAAAACCCATTCAGGAGGTTCTTGTGGAACTGACAGATGGAGGGCTGGACTACTCCTTTGAGTGTGTTGGTAATGTTGGCATCATG AGAGCAGCTCTGGAGGCGTGTCACAAGGGCTGGGGCACCAGTGTCATTGTGGGCGTGGCTGCAGCCGGGGAGGAGATCTCCACACGCCCATTCCAACTAGTCACTGGGCGCACGTGGAAGGGCTCTGCATTTGGAG GCTGGAAGAGTGTGGAGAGTGTTCCTAAGTTAGTGGGCGATTACATGGCCAAGAAGCTGTTGGTGGATGAGTTTGTGACCCATACACTGCCCTTCACCCAAATCAATGAGGCTTTTGACCTCATGCATTCTGGAAAATG CATTCGTGCTGTTCTGCAGTTCTGA
- the LOC115822938 gene encoding alcohol dehydrogenase class-3, producing MDTVGKVLKCKAAVAWEAGKPLSIEEVEVAPPKAHEVRIKVHATGVCHTDSYTLSGKDPEGVFPVILGHEGAGTVESVGEGVTKFKPGDTAIPLYVPQCGECKFCKNPKTNLCQKIRVTQGQGLMPDKTSRFSCKGKQLFHFMGTSTFSEYTVVAEISLAKVDAKAPLDRVCLLGCGISTGYGAALNTAKVEPGSTCAVFGLGAVGLAVIMGCKAAGATRIIGIDVNQDKFEIAKKFGATEFVNPNDHKKPIQEVLVELTDGGVDYSFECIGNVGIMRAALEACHKGWGTSVIIGVAGAGQEISTRPFQLVTGRTWKGTAFGGWKSVESVPKLVEDYMAKKLMVDEFVTHNLPFAQINEAFDLMHSGKCIRAVLQL from the exons ATGGACACAGTCGGAAAA GTTCTCAAGTGTAAGGCAGCGGTCGCCTGGGAGGCTGGGAAGCCTCTGTCCATCGAGGAGGTGGAGGTAGCTCCACCTAAAGCCCACGAAGTACGCATTAAG GTCCATGCTACAGGAGTATGTcacacagattcatacactCTGAGTGGGAAAGACCCTGAGGGAGTTTTCCCTGTCATCCTGGGACATGAAGGAGCTGGGACGGTTgagagtgtgggagaggggGTCACCAAGTTCAAACCAG GTGACACGGCCATTCCACTGTATGTACCCCAGTGTGGGGAGTGCAAGTTCTGTAAAAACCCCAAAACTAACCTCTGTCAGAAGATCAG ggtGACCCAGGGCCAGGGACTGATGCCTGATAAAACATCCAGGTTCTCCTGTAAGGGAAAGCAGCTCTTCCACTTCATGGGGACCAGCACCTTCTCTGAGTACACGGTGGTGGCTGAAATCTCTCTGGCCAAGGTGGATGCGAAAGCACCCCTGGACAGAGTGTGTCTGCTGGGCTGTGGCATCTCCACTGGATATGGAGCTGCTCTCAACACTGCTAAG GTGGAGCCTGGTTCTACATGTGCCGTGTTTGGTTTGGGAGCTGTTGGACTTGCCGTCATCATGGGCTGCAAGGCTGCTGGTGCCACAAGGATCATCGGCATTGATGTCAATCAGGACAAGTTTGAGATTGCCAAGAAGTTTGGGGCCACCGAGTTTGTGAACCCCAACGACCATAAGAAACCCATTCAGGAGGTCCTGGTTGAGCTGACGGATGGTGGGGTGGACTACTCCTTTGAGTGCATTGGCAATGTTGGCATCATG AGAGCGGCACTGGAAGCGTGTCACAAAGGCTGGGGCACCAGCGTCATCATAGGGGTGGCAGGAGCCGGCCAGGAGATCTCCACACGCCCGTTCCAACTGGTCACTGGACGCACCTGGAAGGGCACTGCTTTTGGGG GTTGGaagagtgtggagagtgtgcCTAAATTAGTGGAAGATTACATGGCCAAGAAGTTAATGGTGGATGAGTTTGTGACCCATAACCTACCCTTCGCTCAAATCAACGAGGCCTTTGACCTGATGCACTCTGGGAAATG CATCCGTGCCGTCCTTCAGCTCTGA